The following nucleotide sequence is from Rana temporaria unplaced genomic scaffold, aRanTem1.1, whole genome shotgun sequence.
aaccgcacacagagatcaggaaccgcacacacagatcaggaaccgcacacagagatcaggcagAGATcaggcacacagagatcaggcagAGATcaggcacacagagatcaggaacagcacacagagatcaggcagAGATCAGGCAGAGATCAGGAAcagcacacagagatcaggaacagcacacagagatcaggcagAGATcaggcacacagagatcaggcacacagagatcaggcagagatcaggaaccacacacagagatcaggcagAGATcaggcacacagagatcaggcagAGCTCAGGAaccacacacagagatcaggcagAGATcaggcacacagagatcaggcagAGCTCAGGAaccacacacagagatcaggcagAGATcaggcacacagagatcaggcacacagagatcaggcagagatcaggaaccacacacagagatcaggcagAGATcaggcacacagagatcaggcagAGCTCAGGAaccacacacagagatcaggcagAGATcaggcacacagagatcaggcagAGCTCAGGAaccacacacagagatcaggcagAGATcaggcacacagagatcaggcacacagagatcaggcacacagagatcaggcacacacagagatcaggcagAGCTcaggcacacagagatcaggaaccacacacagagatcaggcagAGATCAGGCAGAGATcaggcacacagagatcaggcacacagagatcaggcacacagagatcaggcagAGCTcaggcacacagagatcaggcacACACCTGCGGGGTTGTCAGAGTTGTCGTGTTGCTCATGGTGTCCTCCATCTGTTGGGTCTGAAcatcgagggtctcaaactgctgtTCGAATTTGTCCATTAAGGCCGAGATCTGCGAGGAAGGAAAGTCGGGATTTGATCTCCAGagagaaacacaaaataatcttCAAACACGAGAGAATTTCCCCCGACGTCTCACCTTCTCCAGGTTCATACTCTTCAGTGTGGAGTCCATCGATTTCACCACCCCCGCCATCGACTTCGTCACCTGCAAGAGACAAGGCAAATGATGGAGATTCCTCTCTatatatatcactagagggggcttcctcagggggaagggggtcctgattcctctatatagatcactagagggggcttcatcagggggaagggggtcctgattcctctctatatatatcactagagggggcttcatcagggggaagggggtcccaattcctctatatagatctttatatcactagagggggcttcatcagggggaagggggtcctgattcctctatatagatctttatatcactagaggggtcttcatcaagaggaaggaggtcctgattcctctctatagatctttatatcactagaggggtcttcctcagggggaaggaggtcctgattcctctctatagatctttatatcactagaggggtcttcctcagggggaaggaggtcctgattcctctatatagatctttatatcactagaggggtcttcatcagggggaaggaggtcctgatccctctatatagatctttatatcactagaggggtcttcctcagggggaaggaggtcctgattcctctatatagatctttatatcactagaggggtcttcctcagggggaaggaggtcctgattcctctctatagatctttatatcactagaggggtcttcatcagggggaaggaggtcctgatccctctatatagatctttatatcactagagggggcttcctcagggggaaggaggtcctgattcctctctatagatctttatatcactagagggggcttcctcagggggaaggaggtcctgattcctctctatagatctttatatcactagagggggcttcctcagggggaaggaggtcctgattcctctatatagatctttatatcactagaggggtcttcatcaggaggaaggaggtcctgattcctctatatagatctttatatcactagaggggtcttcatcagggggaagggggtcctaattcctctatatagatctttatatcactagaggggtcttcatcagggggaaggaggtcctgattcctctatatagatctttatatcactagagggggcttcatcaggaggaaggaggtcctgattcctctatatagatctttatatcactagaggggtcttcatcaggaggaaggaggtcctgattcctctatatagatctttatatcactagaggggtcttcatcagggggaaggaggtcctgattcctctatatagatctttatatcactagaggggtcttcatcagggggaaggaggtcctgattcctctatatagatctttatatcactagagggatcttcatcagggggaaggaggtcctgatccctctatatagatctttatatcactagaggggtcttcatcagggggaaggaggtcctgccCCCTGATG
It contains:
- the LOC120922810 gene encoding charged multivesicular body protein 1b-like, whose protein sequence is LRKPPLVIYIERNLHHLPCLLQVTKSMAGVVKSMDSTLKSMNLEKISALMDKFEQQFETLDVQTQQMEDTMSNTTTLTTPQGQVDNLLHEMADEAGLDLNMELPQGQTGSVGTSVASTEQDELSNRLARLRDQV